From one Streptomyces mobaraensis genomic stretch:
- a CDS encoding AAA family ATPase — translation MGPGECLVLSGLPGAGKSSVGREVAGRLERSALVSGDAVADMIVRGRVSVVRLPEPEARRQLLLRARNICSLAANFADAGFTAVVDHVVPDREVLDLMVGLLRPRPVRFVVLAPPVEVCRARNAARPERERVDYDVAPLDRSMRQRLAGAGWWLDTAGMTVEETAGLILERPDGLIP, via the coding sequence GTGGGTCCTGGCGAGTGTCTGGTCCTTTCCGGGCTGCCCGGGGCCGGGAAGTCGAGTGTGGGGCGGGAGGTGGCCGGGAGGCTGGAGCGGTCGGCGTTGGTGTCCGGGGACGCGGTGGCGGACATGATCGTTCGCGGGCGGGTGAGCGTGGTGCGGCTTCCGGAGCCCGAGGCGCGGCGGCAGCTGCTGCTACGGGCCCGGAACATCTGCTCGCTCGCCGCGAACTTCGCCGACGCGGGCTTCACGGCCGTCGTCGACCACGTCGTCCCCGACCGGGAGGTGCTCGACCTCATGGTCGGGCTGCTCCGGCCGCGGCCGGTGCGGTTCGTCGTGCTCGCGCCGCCGGTCGAGGTATGCCGGGCGCGCAACGCCGCGCGCCCGGAGCGGGAGCGGGTGGACTACGACGTGGCCCCGCTCGACCGGTCGATGCGGCAGCGGCTGGCCGGTGCCGGCTGGTGGCTGGACACGGCGGGGATGACCGTGGAGGAGACGGCCGGGCTGATCCTGGAGCGGCCGGATGGGCTGATTCCGTAG
- a CDS encoding transglycosylase SLT domain-containing protein — protein MRSTHSGYTRLSKVHKFSAAGLGAAGAAAVAFAVVSGGTAVADARPVVKPVAFEAKAFEGQGQGEAARHADEAVARAKTEAAAKVKADKDRAEKQTANRSTARKPMRKPAAPAAPAPKAYGNDLEGWISQALDIMKAKGIPASYEGVKRNIMRESTGNPHAINDWDVNAVNGVPSKGLLQIIDPTFKAYHVEGTSWDIWDPVANIVASCNYAADKYGSMDNVNSAY, from the coding sequence ATGCGTTCCACCCACTCCGGCTATACCCGTCTGTCCAAGGTCCATAAGTTCTCCGCCGCCGGTCTCGGTGCCGCGGGTGCCGCCGCGGTCGCGTTCGCGGTGGTCTCCGGTGGTACGGCCGTGGCGGACGCGCGTCCGGTGGTCAAGCCGGTGGCGTTCGAGGCCAAGGCGTTCGAGGGCCAGGGCCAGGGCGAGGCGGCGCGTCACGCGGACGAGGCCGTGGCCCGGGCGAAGACCGAGGCGGCGGCGAAGGTGAAGGCGGACAAGGACCGCGCGGAGAAGCAGACCGCGAACCGCTCCACCGCCCGCAAGCCGATGCGGAAGCCGGCTGCCCCCGCCGCTCCCGCCCCGAAGGCGTACGGCAACGACCTGGAGGGCTGGATCTCCCAGGCTCTGGACATCATGAAGGCCAAGGGCATCCCGGCCTCGTACGAGGGTGTGAAGCGGAACATCATGCGGGAGTCGACCGGTAACCCGCACGCGATCAACGACTGGGACGTCAACGCCGTCAACGGTGTGCCGTCGAAGGGTCTGCTGCAGATCATCGACCCCACCTTCAAGGCGTACCACGTCGAGGGCACGTCCTGGGACATCTGGGACCCGGTCGCCAACATCGTCGCGTCCTGCAACTACGCGGCCGACAAGTACGGCTCGATGGACAACGTCAACTCCGCGTACTGA
- a CDS encoding phosphatase PAP2 family protein: MSRGRGVRAGVSPVRAGIPAAAALLGLLVLAVLVLRHGRGGFPVDVDVRAWALAHRPAVGVAAARAVTATGTGPFPYLLALLAGWLAVRGGRRRKLWAAGAAVTVLACGQAVRYAVLESVARPRPPVDGWATHADGWSFPSGHTSTSAIAAGLVAAAVLLRSRRAAGPVVAVAGCWAVAVGLSRAYLGVHWFTDVVGGWLFATVWLGACACAALRLLPGTRYGSVLLDGRRDGDGSGDEGGDEDGGRRRGNSEAHRPHPPLG, translated from the coding sequence GTGAGCCGCGGGCGCGGCGTCCGTGCCGGGGTCTCCCCCGTCCGCGCCGGGATCCCGGCCGCGGCCGCCCTGCTCGGGCTCCTCGTGCTGGCGGTGCTGGTGCTCCGGCACGGCAGGGGCGGCTTCCCGGTCGACGTGGACGTCCGTGCCTGGGCGCTCGCCCACCGGCCGGCCGTCGGAGTCGCCGCCGCCCGGGCGGTCACCGCCACCGGCACCGGCCCGTTCCCCTATCTCCTGGCCCTCCTCGCCGGGTGGCTCGCCGTGCGCGGCGGGCGGCGGCGGAAGCTGTGGGCGGCGGGCGCGGCGGTGACCGTCCTGGCCTGCGGGCAGGCCGTCCGGTACGCGGTGCTGGAGTCGGTCGCCCGGCCGCGGCCGCCCGTCGACGGCTGGGCGACGCACGCCGACGGCTGGTCGTTCCCGTCCGGGCACACCTCCACCTCGGCCATCGCCGCCGGCCTGGTCGCCGCCGCCGTCCTGCTCCGCTCCCGCCGGGCCGCCGGGCCCGTGGTCGCGGTGGCCGGGTGCTGGGCGGTGGCGGTGGGGCTGAGCCGCGCGTACCTCGGCGTGCACTGGTTCACCGACGTCGTCGGCGGCTGGCTGTTCGCGACGGTCTGGCTGGGCGCCTGCGCGTGCGCCGCCCTCCGCCTCCTGCCCGGCACACGGTACGGGTCCGTGCTGCTGGACGGCCGGAGGGACGGGGACGGGAGCGGGGACGAAGGCGGGGACGAGGACGGGGGACGGAGGCGGGGGAACTCGGAAGCGCACCGCCCCCACCCGCCCCTAGGGTGA
- the glnA gene encoding type I glutamate--ammonia ligase produces the protein MFQNGDDAKKFIKDEDVKFVDVRFCDLPGVMQHFTIPAAAFDPEEELAFDGSSIRGFQAIHESDMALRADLSTARVDPFRRDKTLNINFFIHDPITGEQYSRDPRNVAKKAEAYLASTGIADTAFFGPEAEFYVFDNVRFETSANQSFYHIDSEAGAWNTGAVENNRGYKVRYKGGYFPAPPVDHFADLRAEISLELDKAGLQVERQHHEVGTAGQAEINYKFNTLLAAADDLMLFKYIVKNVAWRNGKTATFMPKPIFGDNGSGMHVHQSLWTGGEPLFYDEQGYAGLSDTARYYIGGILKHAPSLLAFTNPTVNSYHRLVPGFEAPVNLVYSQRNRSAAMRIPITGSNPKAKRVEFRAPDPSSNPYLAFSALLLAGLDGVKNKIEPAEPIDKDLYELAPDEHANVPQVPTSLPAVLEALEADNEYLQAGGVFTSDLIETWIDYKRTNEIAPMQLRPHPHEFELYFDI, from the coding sequence ATGTTCCAGAACGGCGACGACGCCAAGAAGTTCATCAAGGACGAGGACGTCAAGTTCGTCGATGTCCGTTTCTGTGACCTGCCGGGTGTGATGCAGCACTTCACCATTCCGGCGGCGGCGTTCGACCCCGAGGAGGAGCTGGCCTTCGACGGCTCGTCCATCCGCGGTTTCCAGGCCATCCACGAGTCCGACATGGCCCTGCGCGCCGACCTCTCCACGGCGCGCGTGGACCCGTTCCGCCGGGACAAGACCCTCAACATCAACTTCTTCATCCACGACCCGATCACCGGCGAGCAGTACAGCCGTGACCCGCGGAACGTGGCGAAGAAGGCCGAGGCGTACCTCGCGTCCACCGGCATCGCGGACACCGCGTTCTTCGGCCCCGAGGCCGAGTTCTACGTCTTCGACAACGTCCGTTTCGAGACGTCGGCGAACCAGTCCTTCTACCACATCGACTCCGAGGCCGGCGCCTGGAACACCGGTGCGGTGGAGAACAACCGCGGCTACAAGGTCCGCTACAAGGGCGGCTACTTCCCGGCCCCGCCGGTCGACCACTTCGCCGACCTGCGCGCCGAGATCTCCCTGGAGCTGGACAAGGCCGGCCTCCAGGTCGAGCGCCAGCACCACGAGGTGGGCACCGCCGGCCAGGCGGAGATCAACTACAAGTTCAACACCCTCCTCGCCGCCGCCGACGACCTGATGCTCTTCAAGTACATCGTGAAGAACGTCGCCTGGCGCAACGGCAAGACCGCCACCTTCATGCCCAAGCCGATCTTCGGCGACAACGGCTCCGGTATGCACGTCCACCAGTCCCTGTGGACCGGCGGCGAGCCCCTCTTCTACGACGAGCAGGGCTACGCGGGCCTCTCCGACACCGCCCGCTACTACATCGGCGGCATCCTCAAGCACGCCCCGTCGCTGCTGGCCTTCACCAACCCGACGGTGAACTCGTACCACCGCCTGGTCCCCGGCTTCGAGGCCCCGGTCAACCTGGTCTACTCGCAGCGCAACCGCTCCGCCGCGATGCGCATCCCGATCACGGGCTCCAACCCGAAGGCCAAGCGCGTCGAGTTCCGCGCCCCGGACCCGTCCTCCAACCCGTACCTCGCCTTCTCGGCCCTCCTCCTGGCCGGCCTCGACGGCGTCAAGAACAAGATCGAGCCCGCCGAGCCGATCGACAAGGACCTCTACGAGCTCGCCCCCGACGAGCACGCCAACGTCCCCCAGGTCCCCACCTCCCTCCCCGCCGTCCTCGAAGCCCTTGAGGCCGACAACGAGTACCTCCAGGCCGGCGGCGTCTTCACGTCCGACCTGATCGAGACCTGGATCGACTACAAGCGCACCAACGAAATCGCCCCGATGCAGCTGCGGCCGCACCCGCACGAGTTCGAGCTGTACTTCGACATCTAG
- a CDS encoding SDR family NAD(P)-dependent oxidoreductase — MNRFTDKTVLITGGTSGIGLATARRLLDEGAYVAITGRDDARLKAAVEELGEALGGDPDRVLAVRADAASPADLDALMRRVESWRGGLDAVFANAGIGIFKPAEELTEDDVDRMLDVNVKGVFYTVRKALPLLRRGGAVVLNASWTLHRGMAVASVYSAGKAAVHNLARTFGADFAPRGIRVNSVSAGYIDTEMYRESVTDPAQHARNTADVPLGTLGRPEDIAAAVAFLASDDAAYITGQDLIVDGGLVGSLPQR, encoded by the coding sequence ATGAATCGTTTCACCGACAAGACGGTCCTGATCACCGGCGGCACCAGCGGCATCGGCCTCGCCACGGCCCGCCGCCTCCTCGACGAGGGCGCGTACGTGGCCATCACCGGCCGGGACGACGCCCGCCTCAAGGCCGCGGTCGAGGAACTCGGCGAGGCCCTCGGCGGTGACCCGGACCGCGTCCTGGCCGTCCGCGCCGACGCCGCCTCCCCGGCCGACCTCGACGCGCTGATGCGCCGCGTGGAGTCCTGGCGCGGCGGCCTGGACGCGGTCTTCGCCAACGCGGGCATCGGCATCTTCAAACCCGCCGAGGAGCTGACCGAGGACGACGTCGACCGGATGCTGGACGTCAACGTCAAGGGCGTCTTCTACACCGTGCGCAAAGCACTGCCGCTGCTGCGGAGGGGCGGCGCGGTGGTCCTCAACGCCTCCTGGACCCTGCACCGCGGCATGGCCGTGGCCTCCGTCTACTCCGCCGGCAAGGCGGCCGTGCACAACCTGGCCCGCACCTTCGGCGCCGACTTCGCGCCGCGCGGCATCCGCGTCAACTCCGTCAGCGCCGGCTACATCGACACCGAGATGTACCGGGAGTCCGTCACCGACCCGGCCCAGCACGCCCGCAACACCGCCGACGTGCCGCTCGGCACGCTGGGACGGCCGGAGGACATCGCGGCGGCGGTGGCCTTCCTCGCGTCGGACGACGCGGCGTACATCACCGGCCAGGACCTGATCGTCGACGGCGGCCTCGTCGGCTCGCTCCCGCAGCGCTGA
- a CDS encoding phosphatase PAP2 family protein → MFARISSRDKLAAWRQPRVILWTVAGAVTLAFFIVLEIVARRVGGEPGPLVTQAKELVFPPKPGPLYAGLALMMVVLTWRQRLIAAAWAVGIDLVFVLGRWAADVKVTDGRYFGNGALWVMLGTAVIALTRRTGRERTLLLKGVGLGLLLVAGRKVGDSWLMITWKTRPKVLDQYVATADHALGNPSWAAGRILKATEPIGPHVLDLVYAHLAVAAIVFALYQLRNVAAERRFPQHHLIRTFLVIGLLGPGIYMLFPVVGPVFAYGPGASGTGGVEWATANIWPHTPPAIGIPHPFTYDDLTPRNCMPSLHTAWATAIFIHSRKGPRWVRYGGAFWLAATISATLGFGYHYGSDVIAGVVFALTIEAAMRLYDRGPDRSGILLIAYGTTVFTAFLLAYRFLPVEMAENPWLFGPLLILATLSVIYGYLRTTRQWDANPLIPLPDPKPATEPQRAEPQPAPAPEPV, encoded by the coding sequence GTGTTCGCGCGAATAAGCAGCAGAGACAAGCTCGCCGCGTGGCGGCAACCACGGGTGATCCTGTGGACCGTGGCGGGCGCGGTGACGCTCGCGTTCTTCATCGTGCTGGAGATCGTCGCGCGCCGTGTCGGCGGCGAGCCGGGCCCGCTGGTCACCCAGGCGAAGGAGCTCGTCTTCCCGCCCAAGCCGGGCCCGCTGTACGCCGGCCTGGCGCTGATGATGGTGGTCCTCACCTGGCGGCAACGGCTCATCGCGGCGGCCTGGGCGGTCGGCATCGACCTCGTCTTCGTGCTGGGGCGGTGGGCGGCCGACGTCAAGGTGACCGACGGCCGCTACTTCGGCAACGGCGCGCTGTGGGTGATGCTGGGCACCGCGGTCATCGCGCTCACACGCCGCACCGGCCGGGAACGCACCCTGCTGCTCAAGGGCGTCGGACTGGGCCTGCTGCTGGTGGCCGGCCGCAAGGTCGGCGACTCCTGGCTGATGATCACGTGGAAGACCCGCCCGAAGGTGCTCGACCAGTACGTGGCGACCGCCGACCACGCCCTCGGCAACCCGTCGTGGGCGGCGGGCCGCATCCTCAAGGCCACCGAGCCGATCGGCCCGCACGTCCTCGACCTGGTCTACGCGCACCTCGCGGTGGCCGCGATCGTCTTCGCGCTGTACCAGCTCCGCAACGTGGCCGCCGAGCGCCGCTTCCCGCAGCACCACCTGATCCGCACCTTCCTGGTGATCGGCCTCCTCGGACCGGGCATCTACATGCTCTTCCCGGTCGTCGGCCCGGTCTTCGCCTACGGCCCGGGCGCCTCCGGCACCGGCGGCGTGGAATGGGCGACGGCCAACATCTGGCCGCACACCCCGCCGGCGATCGGCATCCCGCACCCCTTCACGTACGACGACCTCACCCCGCGCAACTGCATGCCCAGCCTGCACACGGCCTGGGCCACCGCGATCTTCATCCACTCCCGCAAGGGCCCCCGCTGGGTGCGGTACGGCGGCGCGTTCTGGCTGGCCGCCACCATCAGCGCCACCCTGGGCTTCGGCTACCACTACGGCTCGGACGTCATCGCCGGCGTGGTCTTCGCCCTCACCATCGAGGCGGCCATGCGCCTCTACGACCGCGGCCCCGACCGCTCGGGCATCCTCCTGATCGCCTACGGCACCACAGTCTTCACCGCGTTCCTCCTGGCCTACCGCTTCCTCCCGGTGGAGATGGCCGAAAACCCCTGGCTCTTCGGCCCCCTCCTCATCCTGGCCACCCTCTCGGTCATCTACGGCTACCTCCGCACCACCAGACAGTGGGACGCGAACCCCCTCATCCCCCTCCCGGACCCAAAACCCGCCACGGAACCCCAGCGCGCAGAACCCCAGCCCGCACCGGCGCCAGAACCGGTCTGA
- a CDS encoding RDD family protein codes for MDKRQAIGSWLSGPRAAAEQMGIDFGYRGEQLGLPEHGPGSVAPLGRRFSAIFIDWGLSMLIAYGLFARGEIHRAGNWALLVFFLLSVLTVGTVGFTPGKRLLRIRVIGESGDRLTFPRALLRSVLLVIVIPAVIWDRDTRGLHDRLAKAVQVRI; via the coding sequence GTGGACAAAAGGCAGGCAATCGGCTCGTGGCTCTCCGGACCCCGCGCGGCGGCGGAGCAGATGGGCATCGACTTCGGCTATCGCGGGGAGCAACTCGGGCTGCCGGAGCACGGGCCGGGCTCCGTCGCCCCGCTCGGACGGCGGTTCTCCGCCATCTTCATCGACTGGGGCCTGAGCATGCTCATCGCCTACGGCCTCTTCGCCCGGGGGGAGATCCACCGGGCCGGCAACTGGGCGCTGCTGGTCTTCTTCCTGCTCAGCGTGCTCACCGTCGGCACGGTCGGCTTCACCCCCGGGAAGCGACTGCTCCGCATCCGGGTCATCGGGGAGAGCGGCGACCGGCTGACGTTCCCCAGGGCCCTGCTGCGCAGCGTGCTCCTCGTGATCGTCATCCCGGCCGTCATCTGGGACCGGGACACCCGCGGGCTGCACGACCGGCTCGCCAAGGCCGTTCAGGTGCGGATCTGA
- a CDS encoding S66 family peptidase: MRPQYPSKPRPGDRVAVVSPSSGLPGLLPLPFELGLRRLREEFGLVPVEYPATRKLGASPRERADDLHAAFADPDITAVFSSIGGDDQLTVLPHLDRDLVRAHPKPFFGYSDNTNLHAWLWNAGVVSYHGASVMVELGRPGALHPVTAASLRAALFGSGPYELVEAREFNEIDRPWDDPETFRSAPMMRPCQGWAWRNPDRVVEGVSWGGNIEILSWLLMADREIREPAAYEGCVFFFETSEDQPRPADVYGILRSLGERGVLRRFPAILVGRAKGWSLDRRRGPEEADGYRRALRAAVERALDAYAPDVPAVFDVDLGHTDPQQVIPYGGTVRVDGPARRITVTY; this comes from the coding sequence ATGCGCCCCCAGTACCCGTCGAAACCCCGCCCCGGTGACCGTGTCGCCGTCGTGTCCCCCTCGTCCGGGCTGCCCGGTCTCCTCCCCCTCCCCTTCGAGCTCGGACTGCGGCGGTTGCGGGAGGAGTTCGGGCTGGTGCCGGTGGAGTATCCGGCGACCAGGAAGCTGGGGGCGTCGCCGCGCGAACGGGCGGACGACCTGCACGCCGCCTTCGCGGATCCGGACATCACCGCGGTGTTCAGCAGCATCGGCGGCGACGACCAGCTCACCGTCCTCCCCCACCTGGACCGGGACCTCGTCCGGGCGCACCCCAAGCCCTTCTTCGGCTACAGCGACAACACCAACCTCCATGCCTGGCTCTGGAATGCGGGCGTCGTGAGCTACCACGGCGCGAGCGTCATGGTGGAGCTGGGCCGGCCCGGGGCCCTGCACCCCGTGACCGCGGCCTCGCTGCGGGCCGCGCTGTTCGGCTCCGGGCCGTACGAACTGGTCGAGGCGCGGGAGTTCAACGAGATCGACCGGCCCTGGGACGACCCCGAGACGTTCCGGAGCGCGCCCATGATGCGCCCCTGTCAGGGGTGGGCCTGGCGGAACCCCGACCGGGTGGTGGAGGGCGTCTCCTGGGGCGGCAACATCGAGATCCTGTCCTGGCTGCTCATGGCCGACCGGGAGATCCGCGAGCCGGCGGCGTACGAGGGGTGCGTGTTCTTCTTCGAGACCTCGGAGGACCAGCCGCGCCCCGCCGACGTGTACGGGATCCTGCGCTCCCTGGGCGAGCGCGGGGTGCTGCGCCGCTTCCCCGCCATCCTGGTGGGCCGGGCGAAGGGCTGGTCGCTGGACCGGCGGCGCGGCCCCGAGGAGGCGGACGGCTACCGGCGGGCGCTCCGGGCGGCGGTGGAGCGCGCGCTCGACGCGTACGCCCCCGACGTGCCGGCCGTCTTCGACGTCGACCTCGGGCACACCGACCCGCAGCAGGTGATCCCGTACGGGGGCACGGTCCGGGTGGACGGGCCGGCGCGGCGGATCACGGTGACCTACTGA
- a CDS encoding NADP-dependent oxidoreductase, whose amino-acid sequence MHTSALPATMRAISQDAFGGPEVLKEVRLPVPAPGPGRILVRVRASGLNPTDWKHRAAPAFLGDPPFVLGWDVSGTVVATGLGVTLFRPGDEVFGMLPHPYGVGAHAEYAVGPTRAFARRPAALDHVHAAALPLAGLTAWQALVDVAGVGPGDRVLVHAAAGGVGHLAVQIAKARGAQVTGTAGGAHHALLRELGADELIDYRRTDFAAAGLAGFDAVLDPIGGDYRTRSLPLLRPGGTLVSLQPHGTEELAAAARAAGVRGEVMIVEADHGGMTALADLAAAGRLRPVVAGTYPLSEAAAAHAAGERGGRAGKLVLVTD is encoded by the coding sequence ATGCACACGAGCGCGCTCCCCGCCACCATGCGGGCGATCAGCCAGGACGCCTTCGGCGGCCCGGAGGTCCTGAAGGAGGTCCGGCTGCCCGTCCCGGCGCCGGGCCCCGGCCGGATCCTGGTCCGGGTGCGGGCGTCGGGCCTCAACCCCACCGACTGGAAGCACCGCGCGGCCCCGGCCTTCCTCGGCGACCCGCCCTTCGTCCTGGGCTGGGACGTCTCCGGGACGGTCGTGGCGACCGGCCTCGGCGTCACCCTGTTCCGGCCCGGCGACGAGGTCTTCGGCATGCTGCCGCACCCGTACGGCGTGGGGGCGCACGCCGAGTACGCGGTCGGTCCGACGCGCGCGTTCGCCCGCAGACCGGCGGCCCTGGACCACGTCCACGCGGCCGCCCTCCCCCTCGCGGGGCTCACCGCCTGGCAGGCGCTGGTGGACGTCGCCGGCGTCGGGCCCGGCGACCGGGTGCTGGTCCACGCGGCCGCCGGGGGCGTAGGCCACCTGGCCGTCCAGATCGCCAAGGCCCGCGGCGCCCAGGTGACCGGCACGGCCGGCGGCGCCCACCACGCCCTCCTGCGCGAGCTGGGCGCGGACGAACTGATCGACTACCGGCGGACGGACTTCGCGGCGGCCGGGCTCGCCGGGTTCGACGCCGTCCTCGACCCCATAGGCGGCGACTACCGCACCCGCTCCCTCCCTCTCCTCCGCCCCGGCGGCACCCTCGTCTCCCTCCAGCCCCACGGCACGGAGGAACTGGCCGCGGCGGCCCGTGCGGCCGGGGTCCGGGGCGAGGTGATGATCGTGGAGGCGGACCACGGCGGCATGACCGCGCTCGCCGACCTGGCGGCGGCCGGCCGCCTCCGCCCGGTGGTCGCCGGCACCTACCCGCTGTCCGAGGCCGCGGCGGCCCATGCGGCGGGGGAGCGCGGAGGGCGGGCGGGGAAGCTGGTCCTGGTGACGGACTGA
- a CDS encoding DUF4365 domain-containing protein: MRDLNHNIVCRKVTRALFPGDPHRTILTITRRGGDRVTAEATSWQKEQVSRAYVHALATQGGYTICDWNVDKDGVDITLRSGGLMVDIQLKCTQKPRSVRGGFSFDLDIETYDKLRAPDRSAPGHLALLIVPPDIDRWVTHQPDSIVLACHGYWASLQGQKAANSSVTTAIHLPEHQLLTVSAMSTMFDAARRMTGVGSWGVN, from the coding sequence ATGCGCGACCTCAACCACAACATCGTCTGTCGCAAGGTCACACGAGCCCTATTCCCCGGTGATCCTCACAGGACTATCCTCACGATCACTCGACGGGGAGGGGATCGGGTGACAGCGGAGGCGACAAGCTGGCAGAAGGAGCAGGTCAGTCGCGCTTACGTGCATGCCCTTGCCACACAGGGCGGTTACACGATCTGTGACTGGAATGTGGACAAGGACGGAGTCGATATCACTCTCCGTTCAGGCGGATTGATGGTCGACATCCAACTGAAGTGCACTCAGAAGCCACGCTCCGTTCGTGGCGGATTCAGCTTCGACCTGGACATCGAGACGTACGACAAGTTGCGAGCACCCGACCGCTCAGCGCCCGGCCACCTCGCCTTATTGATCGTCCCACCGGACATCGACAGGTGGGTGACCCACCAGCCGGACTCGATCGTCTTGGCCTGCCACGGCTACTGGGCATCACTTCAAGGTCAGAAAGCGGCGAACAGCAGCGTCACGACAGCGATTCACCTCCCCGAGCACCAGCTGCTCACCGTGAGCGCCATGAGCACCATGTTCGATGCGGCGCGCCGTATGACCGGCGTCGGCAGCTGGGGGGTGAACTGA